A genomic stretch from Streptomyces fungicidicus includes:
- a CDS encoding carbohydrate ABC transporter permease: MSSPALRKAEPPAGTARETALGPGRRRRIAMVPTVTLLLGALYCLLPVAWVVIASTKSGAELFSTFTFWPGTGFADNLSDLNAYRDGVYWRWMGNSALYAVLGALLSTCVSAFSGYALAVYRFRGRETLFNVLLAGVLMPPVILAIPQYLLLAQADLTDSYLSVLLPQILSPYGVYLARIYAAAAVPADVVEAGRMDGAGEWRIFSRVALPMMVPGLVTVFLFQFVAIWNNFLLPYIMLSDDEKFPITLGLHTLLEQGANTPALYTLVITGAFLAVFPLVALFLVVQRFWSLDLLSGAVKS; encoded by the coding sequence ATGAGTTCGCCGGCTCTGCGCAAGGCCGAGCCCCCGGCCGGCACCGCGCGCGAAACCGCCCTCGGCCCGGGGCGCCGCCGCCGGATCGCCATGGTCCCGACCGTGACGCTGCTGCTCGGCGCGCTCTACTGCCTGCTGCCCGTCGCCTGGGTGGTCATCGCGTCCACCAAGTCCGGCGCCGAACTGTTCTCCACCTTCACCTTCTGGCCGGGCACCGGTTTCGCCGACAACCTCTCCGATCTGAACGCCTACCGCGACGGCGTCTACTGGCGGTGGATGGGCAACTCCGCCCTGTACGCCGTGCTGGGCGCGCTGCTGTCGACGTGCGTGTCGGCGTTCAGCGGCTACGCGCTGGCGGTCTACCGGTTCCGGGGGCGCGAGACGCTGTTCAACGTGCTCCTCGCGGGCGTGCTGATGCCGCCGGTGATCCTCGCCATCCCCCAGTACCTGCTGCTGGCGCAGGCGGATCTCACGGACTCCTACCTGTCCGTGCTGCTGCCGCAGATCCTCTCCCCGTACGGCGTCTACCTCGCGCGGATCTACGCCGCCGCGGCGGTGCCGGCCGATGTGGTGGAGGCCGGGCGGATGGACGGAGCCGGCGAGTGGCGGATCTTCTCCCGGGTCGCGCTGCCGATGATGGTGCCCGGACTGGTGACGGTGTTCCTGTTCCAGTTCGTGGCGATCTGGAACAACTTCCTGCTGCCGTACATCATGCTGAGCGACGACGAGAAGTTCCCGATCACCCTCGGTCTGCACACCCTGCTCGAACAGGGCGCCAACACCCCGGCGCTGTACACACTGGTGATCACGGGGGCGTTCCTCGCGGTGTTCCCGCTGGTGGCGCTGTTCCTGGTCGTCCAGCGGTTCTGGAGTCTGGATCTGCTCTCCGGGGCCGTAAAGTCATGA
- a CDS encoding FAD-dependent oxidoreductase yields MNRSDTAGEAVHRTPVLIVGGSLVGLSTSLFLGRLGVPHTLVERHAGTSIHPRGRGNNVRTMELFRTAGVDGRIARAASVLADNHGILQTPSLVGDAGEWLFREIDPGGGLARFSPAGWCLCSQNDLEPVLLECARELGGDLRFHTEMMSFEQDPEGVTARVKSRETGEHTTVRADYLVAADGPRSPVRERLGIGQNGPGDLFHNVSVTFTSRDLADVVGDRRFIVCYLTSPDADGALLPVDNRENWVFHAPWHPEHGETLEEFTDERCAAHIRRAVGVPDLDVKITGRAAWHAAERVAERYADGRVFLAGDSAHEMSPTGAFGSNTGIQDAHNLAWKLAAVLGGWAGPGLLESYDAERRPVAEATSARASSRSVEHSHPGYTPAPEAGGPGGRKGGILNVALAYRYPRGAVLGADAATPVVPEGVALNGEPGSRAPHLWLTRAGERISTLDLYERSLVLLSSDTGAWHAAATEAVAGLPVPLDSHRIGTGPGADLVPAPGADWAAAHGVTPDGAVLVRPDGFVAWRHEGPAADPAKTLREAVTAILSRG; encoded by the coding sequence ATGAACCGATCGGACACGGCCGGTGAGGCGGTTCACCGCACGCCCGTCCTCATCGTCGGCGGCTCCCTGGTGGGTCTGTCGACGTCCCTGTTCCTGGGGCGGCTGGGGGTGCCGCACACACTCGTCGAACGGCACGCCGGCACCTCGATCCACCCGCGCGGACGCGGCAACAACGTGCGGACCATGGAGCTGTTCCGCACCGCCGGGGTGGACGGGCGGATCGCCCGGGCCGCGTCGGTCCTGGCGGACAACCACGGCATCCTGCAGACGCCGTCCCTGGTGGGCGACGCGGGCGAGTGGCTGTTCCGGGAGATCGACCCCGGTGGCGGGCTGGCGCGGTTCAGTCCCGCCGGCTGGTGCCTGTGCAGCCAGAACGACCTGGAGCCGGTGCTGCTGGAGTGCGCCCGAGAGCTCGGCGGGGACCTGCGGTTCCACACCGAGATGATGTCGTTCGAGCAGGACCCCGAGGGCGTGACGGCGAGGGTCAAGAGCCGGGAGACCGGCGAGCACACCACCGTGCGGGCGGACTACCTCGTCGCCGCGGACGGCCCGCGCAGCCCCGTGCGGGAACGGCTCGGCATCGGGCAGAACGGCCCCGGCGACCTGTTCCACAACGTCAGCGTCACCTTCACCTCCCGTGACCTCGCCGACGTGGTCGGCGACCGGCGCTTCATCGTCTGCTACCTCACCAGCCCGGACGCCGACGGGGCGCTGCTGCCCGTCGACAACCGGGAGAACTGGGTGTTCCACGCCCCCTGGCACCCCGAGCACGGCGAGACCCTCGAGGAGTTCACCGACGAGCGGTGCGCCGCCCACATCCGGCGGGCCGTCGGCGTACCGGACCTCGACGTGAAGATCACCGGACGGGCGGCCTGGCACGCCGCCGAGCGGGTCGCCGAACGGTACGCCGACGGCAGGGTGTTCCTGGCCGGCGACTCGGCCCACGAGATGTCCCCCACCGGGGCGTTCGGCTCCAACACCGGCATCCAGGACGCCCACAACCTGGCCTGGAAACTGGCCGCGGTGCTGGGCGGCTGGGCCGGTCCGGGTCTCCTGGAGTCCTACGACGCCGAACGCCGGCCCGTCGCGGAGGCGACCAGCGCCCGCGCCTCGTCCCGCTCGGTGGAGCACAGCCACCCCGGGTACACGCCCGCCCCGGAGGCCGGCGGCCCCGGAGGCAGGAAGGGCGGCATCCTCAACGTGGCGCTGGCCTACCGCTATCCGCGCGGCGCGGTCCTCGGCGCCGACGCCGCGACGCCGGTGGTCCCGGAGGGGGTCGCGCTGAACGGCGAGCCCGGCAGCCGTGCCCCGCACCTGTGGCTGACCCGGGCCGGCGAGCGGATCTCCACCCTCGACCTGTACGAACGGTCCCTGGTCCTGCTCAGCTCCGACACCGGAGCCTGGCACGCGGCGGCGACGGAGGCGGTGGCCGGCCTGCCCGTTCCCCTGGACTCCCACCGCATCGGCACCGGCCCCGGGGCGGATTTGGTCCCGGCCCCCGGCGCCGACTGGGCCGCGGCCCACGGCGTCACCCCGGACGGCGCGGTCCTGGTACGCCCCGACGGTTTCGTCGCCTGGCGTCACGAGGGCCCGGCCGCCGACCCGGCGAAGACCCTGCGCGAAGCGGTCACGGCGATCCTGTCCCGCGGCTGA
- a CDS encoding MarR family winged helix-turn-helix transcriptional regulator has product MGAKTGGARLEERWREILAVHARTLGEIDRALHPYGLVASDFEVLDLLATAAPRDGEQCRVQNLVGRVHLSQSALSRLIARLEKDGLVERSMCLEDRRGVYVQLTRKGRELHSEVLPLQRAVLARTLDA; this is encoded by the coding sequence ATGGGAGCGAAGACGGGCGGGGCGCGGCTCGAGGAACGGTGGCGCGAGATCCTCGCGGTGCACGCGCGGACGCTGGGTGAGATCGACCGCGCGCTGCACCCGTACGGCCTCGTCGCCTCCGACTTCGAGGTGCTCGACCTGCTCGCGACCGCCGCGCCGCGGGACGGCGAGCAGTGCCGGGTGCAGAACCTGGTGGGCCGGGTCCATCTGAGCCAGAGCGCGCTCTCCCGCCTCATCGCCCGCCTGGAGAAGGACGGGCTCGTCGAGCGCAGCATGTGCCTCGAGGACCGGCGCGGTGTCTATGTGCAGCTCACCCGCAAGGGCCGCGAGCTGCACTCCGAGGTGCTTCCGCTGCAGCGCGCGGTACTGGCCCGCACGCTGGACGCGTAG
- a CDS encoding carbohydrate ABC transporter permease: MKLPARRTSHGVKGAPYTFLIPATLLFLLFFALPIGYAVWLSFRKVRVSGLGLGAGAREEVWAGLENYTGALSDSELLNGALRVLGYGCIVVPVMLGLALLFALMLDSEKVRLAPFTRLAIFLPYAVPGVVAALLWGFLYLPDVSPFYFVLDRLGLPQPDLLDGGPLYLALSNIAVWGGTGFNMIVIYTALRAIPAEVYEAAKLDGATPLQTALRIKIPMVAPSLVLTFFFSIIATLQVFSEPTTLKPLTNSVATTWSPLMKVYQDAFGKGDIHAAAAQATLIALATLVLSFGFLRAANRRNKQEAAR; the protein is encoded by the coding sequence GTGAAGTTGCCGGCCCGCCGGACGTCGCACGGGGTCAAGGGGGCCCCGTACACGTTCCTGATCCCCGCCACCCTCCTGTTCCTCCTGTTCTTCGCGCTGCCCATCGGCTACGCCGTCTGGCTCAGCTTCCGCAAGGTGCGGGTCTCCGGCCTCGGGCTGGGGGCCGGCGCCCGTGAGGAGGTCTGGGCCGGGCTGGAGAACTACACCGGCGCGCTGTCCGACAGCGAGCTGCTGAACGGCGCGCTGCGCGTGCTCGGCTACGGCTGCATCGTGGTGCCGGTGATGCTGGGTCTGGCGCTGCTGTTCGCGCTGATGCTCGACTCCGAGAAGGTGCGGCTCGCCCCCTTCACCCGGCTCGCGATCTTCCTGCCGTACGCGGTCCCGGGTGTGGTGGCGGCCCTGCTGTGGGGCTTCCTGTACCTGCCGGACGTGAGCCCCTTCTACTTCGTCCTCGACCGGCTGGGCCTGCCGCAGCCGGATCTGCTGGACGGCGGACCGCTGTATCTGGCGCTGTCGAACATCGCGGTCTGGGGCGGCACCGGCTTCAACATGATCGTCATCTACACGGCGCTGCGGGCGATCCCCGCCGAGGTGTACGAGGCGGCGAAGCTGGACGGCGCCACACCGCTGCAGACCGCGCTGCGGATCAAGATCCCGATGGTGGCGCCCTCACTGGTGCTGACCTTCTTCTTCTCGATCATCGCGACGCTGCAGGTGTTCAGCGAACCGACCACCCTCAAGCCGCTCACCAACTCCGTGGCCACCACCTGGAGTCCGCTGATGAAGGTGTACCAGGACGCCTTCGGCAAGGGCGACATCCACGCGGCCGCCGCCCAGGCGACCCTCATCGCGCTCGCCACCCTGGTGCTGTCCTTCGGCTTCCTGCGGGCCGCGAACCGACGCAACAAGCAGGAGGCCGCCCGATGA
- a CDS encoding glyceraldehyde-3-phosphate dehydrogenase yields MTVNEDSFTNWKHREEIAESMIPVIGKLHRERDVTVLLHSRSLVNKSVVSILKTHRFARQIAGEELSVTETLPFLQALTTLDLGPSQIDIGLLAEAYRADDRGQSVAEFTAEAVAGATGADRIDRREPRDVVLYGFGRIGRLLARLLIEKSGSGNGLRLRAIVVRRGGEQDIVKRASLLRRDSVHGQFQGTITVDEANSTIVANGNTIKVIYAGDPTEIDYTAYGITNAILIDNTGKWRDREGLSQHLRPGVDKVVLTAPGKGDVPNIVHGVNHDTLKPDERILSCASCTTNAIVPPLKAMADEYGVLRGHVETVHSFTNDQNLLDNYHKSERRGRSAPLNMVITETGAASAVAKALPDLDATITGSSIRVPVPDVSIAILNLQLGRAAGRQEVLDYLRSVSLTSPLKRQIDFISAPDAVSSDFIGSRHASIVDAGALKVEGDNAILYLWYDNEFGYSCQVVRVVQHVSGVEYPTYPAPAV; encoded by the coding sequence GTGACTGTCAATGAAGACTCGTTCACCAATTGGAAGCACCGCGAGGAGATCGCGGAGTCGATGATCCCGGTCATCGGGAAGCTGCACCGCGAGCGGGACGTCACCGTCCTGCTGCACAGCCGCTCCTTGGTCAACAAGTCGGTGGTCAGCATCCTCAAGACCCACCGCTTCGCCCGGCAGATCGCCGGCGAGGAGCTCTCGGTCACCGAGACGCTGCCCTTCCTGCAGGCGCTCACCACCCTCGACCTCGGCCCGTCCCAGATCGACATCGGCCTGCTCGCCGAGGCCTACCGCGCCGACGACCGGGGACAGTCGGTCGCCGAGTTCACCGCCGAGGCCGTCGCCGGCGCGACCGGCGCCGACAGGATCGACCGGCGTGAGCCGCGCGACGTCGTGCTCTACGGCTTCGGCCGCATCGGCCGGCTCCTCGCCCGTCTGCTCATCGAGAAGTCCGGGTCCGGCAACGGCCTGCGGCTGCGCGCCATCGTGGTCCGCCGGGGCGGCGAGCAGGACATCGTCAAGCGGGCCTCGCTGCTGCGCCGCGACTCCGTGCACGGTCAGTTCCAGGGCACCATCACCGTCGACGAGGCGAACAGCACGATCGTCGCCAACGGCAACACCATCAAGGTGATCTACGCCGGCGACCCGACGGAGATCGACTACACCGCGTACGGCATCACCAACGCCATCCTGATCGACAACACCGGCAAGTGGCGTGACCGCGAAGGGCTTTCGCAGCATCTGCGCCCCGGCGTCGACAAGGTGGTGCTGACCGCGCCCGGCAAGGGCGACGTGCCCAACATCGTGCACGGCGTCAACCACGACACCCTCAAGCCGGACGAGCGGATCCTGTCCTGCGCGTCCTGCACCACCAACGCGATCGTCCCGCCGCTGAAGGCGATGGCGGACGAGTACGGCGTGCTGCGCGGGCACGTGGAGACGGTGCACTCCTTCACCAACGACCAGAACCTGCTGGACAATTACCACAAGTCGGAGCGCCGCGGCCGTTCGGCGCCGCTGAACATGGTGATCACCGAGACGGGCGCCGCCTCGGCCGTCGCCAAGGCGCTGCCCGACCTCGACGCGACCATCACCGGCAGCTCGATCCGCGTCCCCGTCCCGGACGTGTCGATCGCCATCCTCAACCTCCAGCTGGGCCGCGCGGCCGGCCGGCAGGAGGTCCTGGACTACCTGCGCAGCGTGTCGCTGACCTCGCCGCTCAAGCGCCAGATCGACTTCATCAGCGCGCCCGACGCGGTCTCCAGCGACTTCATCGGCTCGCGGCACGCCTCGATCGTCGACGCCGGCGCGCTGAAGGTCGAGGGCGACAACGCGATCCTCTACCTCTGGTACGACAACGAGTTCGGCTACTCCTGCCAGGTCGTCAGGGTCGTCCAGCACGTCTCCGGGGTGGAGTACCCGACCTACCCGGCGCCGGCCGTCTGA
- a CDS encoding SchA/CurD-like domain-containing protein, whose translation MTMSGRISQSAFDGSRLRVILLLDLYEGAQEQFLDAYEHMRNKVASVPGHISDQLCQSIENPSQWLITSEWESAPPFLAWVNSEEHVETVRPMHNCVRDTRSMRYSILRETHPGRQAAPEAATAGLQSAARVGDGVARHALTFTVKPGSESKVAELLAGYQSPKAQVDDTTRLRRTSLFMHGNRVVRAVEVEGDLLAALRHVARQPEIRAVEEAINPYLEQDRDLTDPDSARVFFTRAALPAVHHVVAGRPEPSGVRRHALYYPAVEGRGMELARFLAHQDEAAADDPDSPVHASTVFQRDDIVVRLVDVTGELDLDPLAALGIKGAGKAAELERLLDGAAIGVEGSLDSERNLNRLLAHADMLPVTDRSSADS comes from the coding sequence ATGACCATGTCGGGACGCATATCGCAGTCGGCCTTCGACGGTTCGAGGCTGCGGGTGATCCTGCTGCTCGACCTGTACGAAGGAGCCCAGGAGCAGTTCCTCGACGCGTACGAGCACATGCGCAACAAGGTCGCGTCCGTCCCCGGTCACATCAGTGACCAGCTGTGCCAGTCGATCGAGAACCCCTCGCAGTGGCTCATCACCAGCGAGTGGGAGAGCGCCCCGCCGTTCCTGGCGTGGGTGAACAGCGAGGAGCACGTCGAGACCGTCCGGCCGATGCACAACTGCGTCCGGGACACCCGGTCGATGCGCTACAGCATCCTGCGCGAGACCCACCCGGGCCGGCAGGCCGCTCCCGAGGCCGCGACGGCCGGCCTGCAGTCGGCCGCCCGCGTGGGCGACGGCGTGGCGCGTCACGCCCTCACCTTCACCGTGAAGCCGGGCTCGGAGTCCAAGGTCGCGGAGCTGCTGGCCGGTTACCAGTCGCCCAAGGCCCAGGTCGACGACACCACACGGCTGCGCCGCACCTCGCTGTTCATGCACGGCAACCGTGTCGTACGGGCCGTCGAGGTGGAGGGCGACCTGCTGGCCGCGCTGCGCCACGTCGCCCGTCAGCCCGAGATCAGGGCGGTCGAGGAGGCCATCAACCCCTATCTCGAGCAGGACCGGGACCTGACCGACCCGGACTCCGCGCGGGTGTTCTTCACCCGGGCGGCGCTCCCGGCGGTGCACCATGTGGTGGCCGGCCGGCCGGAGCCCTCCGGGGTGCGCCGGCACGCGCTGTACTACCCGGCCGTCGAGGGCCGGGGCATGGAACTGGCCCGGTTCCTCGCCCACCAGGACGAGGCCGCCGCGGACGACCCGGACAGCCCGGTGCACGCCAGCACCGTGTTCCAGCGGGACGACATCGTCGTACGTCTCGTGGACGTCACGGGCGAACTCGACCTGGACCCGCTCGCCGCCCTCGGCATCAAGGGCGCGGGGAAGGCGGCGGAGCTGGAACGCCTGCTGGACGGCGCCGCGATCGGCGTCGAGGGCTCCCTGGACTCCGAGCGCAATCTCAACCGGCTGCTGGCGCACGCCGACATGCTGCCCGTCACCGACCGCAGCTCGGCGGACTCCTGA
- a CDS encoding ABC transporter substrate-binding protein, whose amino-acid sequence MPYTKRRRLVSSAVAVTLGATALAACGSSSDDGEAQSGPVSLTYWTWTPGMDKVVDLWNKGPGKKEQITVTVKKQASGDTLVTKILTAHKAGKAPDLVQAEYQALPTLVSNDALADIGGNVGDARSKFADGVWQQTTLGTDAVYAVPQDIGPMMFYYREDLFEEYGLSVPATWDEFAETARKLKKKAPDKDLTTFSANDSGLFAGLAQQAGARWWTTSGDKWKVGINDAATKKVADFWGGLVAEGAVDNQPMYTPAWNKALNTGKQIAWVSAVWAPGTLTTAAPDTKGKWAMAPLPQWDEGGSSTGSWGGSSTAVTTDSGNKAAAAKFAAWLNTDGEALNALAKESGIYPASTSAQLSGAFTTPPEYFSNQPDFYTKAAAIAETTAPSAWGPNVNVAYTTFKDAFGAAAKNKSDFTAALDTMQQDTVADLKKQGFGVAE is encoded by the coding sequence ATGCCGTACACGAAGCGCCGTCGCCTCGTGAGTTCCGCCGTCGCCGTCACGCTCGGCGCCACCGCACTCGCCGCCTGCGGCTCGTCCTCCGACGACGGCGAGGCCCAGTCGGGTCCGGTCTCACTGACGTACTGGACCTGGACCCCGGGCATGGACAAGGTCGTGGACCTGTGGAACAAGGGTCCGGGCAAGAAGGAGCAGATCACCGTCACGGTGAAGAAGCAGGCGTCCGGCGACACGCTGGTCACCAAGATCCTCACCGCGCACAAGGCCGGCAAGGCGCCCGACCTGGTGCAGGCGGAGTACCAGGCGCTGCCGACGCTGGTCAGCAATGACGCGCTGGCCGACATAGGCGGGAACGTGGGCGACGCCAGGAGCAAGTTCGCCGACGGCGTCTGGCAGCAGACCACCCTGGGCACGGACGCCGTCTACGCGGTCCCGCAGGACATCGGGCCGATGATGTTCTACTACCGCGAGGACCTGTTCGAGGAGTACGGCCTGTCCGTCCCGGCCACCTGGGACGAGTTCGCCGAGACCGCGCGCAAGCTGAAGAAGAAGGCTCCCGACAAGGACCTCACCACCTTCTCCGCCAACGACTCCGGCCTGTTCGCGGGCCTCGCCCAGCAGGCCGGCGCCCGCTGGTGGACCACCTCCGGCGACAAGTGGAAGGTCGGCATCAACGACGCGGCGACCAAGAAGGTCGCCGACTTCTGGGGCGGCCTGGTCGCGGAGGGCGCCGTGGACAACCAGCCGATGTACACCCCGGCGTGGAACAAGGCGCTCAACACCGGCAAGCAGATCGCCTGGGTGAGCGCCGTGTGGGCGCCGGGCACGCTGACCACGGCCGCGCCCGACACCAAGGGCAAGTGGGCGATGGCCCCGCTCCCCCAGTGGGACGAGGGCGGGAGCAGCACCGGCAGCTGGGGCGGCTCCTCCACGGCCGTGACCACCGACTCCGGGAACAAGGCCGCCGCCGCGAAGTTCGCCGCCTGGCTGAACACCGACGGCGAGGCGCTGAACGCGCTGGCCAAGGAGAGCGGCATCTACCCGGCCTCCACCTCGGCCCAGCTCAGCGGCGCCTTCACCACGCCGCCGGAGTACTTCTCCAACCAGCCCGACTTCTACACCAAGGCCGCCGCGATCGCGGAGACCACCGCGCCGTCCGCCTGGGGCCCGAACGTGAACGTCGCCTACACGACGTTCAAGGACGCCTTCGGCGCCGCCGCGAAGAACAAGTCGGACTTCACCGCCGCCCTGGACACCATGCAGCAGGACACGGTCGCCGACCTGAAGAAGCAGGGCTTCGGGGTCGCGGAGTGA
- a CDS encoding VOC family protein: MSDGLKTIVYPVKDLAPAKALFRALLGVEPYADEPYYAGFRTGTHEIGLDPQGHAKGMTGPVPYWVVADIRRSLAELLEAGAEPLGDVQDVGGGTLIASVRDRDGNPVGLFQDAPA, from the coding sequence ATGAGCGACGGCCTGAAGACGATCGTCTACCCCGTGAAGGACCTCGCCCCGGCGAAGGCGCTGTTCCGGGCCCTGCTCGGGGTGGAGCCCTACGCGGACGAGCCGTACTACGCCGGGTTCCGGACCGGCACCCACGAGATCGGGCTGGACCCCCAGGGCCACGCCAAGGGCATGACCGGGCCGGTCCCCTACTGGGTCGTGGCCGACATCAGGCGGTCGCTGGCCGAGCTGCTGGAGGCCGGGGCGGAGCCGCTGGGGGACGTGCAGGACGTGGGCGGCGGCACTCTGATCGCCTCCGTGCGGGACCGGGACGGCAACCCCGTCGGACTGTTCCAGGACGCGCCCGCCTGA
- a CDS encoding cupin domain-containing protein → MSQQHPRIVDLSETEPNRRRGGDLRTLLTPATVGSTSGFMGLAIIKPGERIGEHYHPYSEEFVYVVEGALEVDLDGEPFALRAEQGLLIPVDMRHRFRNVGDQEARMVFHLGPLAPHPSLGHVDTEETEGAAAGPQLAVGGPERDRSAEPSEAIK, encoded by the coding sequence ATGTCCCAACAGCATCCACGCATCGTGGACCTGAGCGAGACGGAACCCAACCGACGGCGCGGAGGCGACCTCAGGACCCTCCTCACCCCGGCCACCGTCGGCTCCACCAGCGGCTTCATGGGCCTGGCCATCATCAAGCCCGGCGAGCGCATCGGCGAGCACTACCACCCGTACTCCGAGGAGTTCGTCTACGTCGTCGAGGGCGCCCTCGAAGTCGACCTGGACGGCGAGCCGTTCGCGCTCCGCGCCGAACAGGGGCTGCTGATCCCCGTCGACATGCGGCACCGCTTCCGCAACGTCGGCGACCAGGAGGCCCGCATGGTGTTCCACCTGGGTCCGCTCGCCCCACACCCGAGTCTCGGCCACGTCGACACGGAGGAGACCGAAGGCGCCGCCGCCGGGCCCCAGTTGGCCGTCGGCGGGCCCGAGCGCGACCGTTCCGCCGAGCCCAGTGAGGCCATAAAATGA
- a CDS encoding LacI family DNA-binding transcriptional regulator, which produces MTMGNTGGRRKPPTIHDVAREAGVSRGTVSRVLNGGHYVSPTAAEAVNAAIRKTGYVVNRHARSLITGRSDSVGFLLTEPQERFFEDPNFNVLLRGCTQALAAHDIPLLLMLAGTDDERRRITRYITAGHVDGVLLVSSHSGDPVAEELRAAGVPLVACGKPIGLGSKVSYVAADDRDGARDMVRHLLALGRRRIGVVTGPLDTPGGVERLAGYREVLAGAGVGADERLIVSGDYSRASGEAAAERLLARAPDVDAVFVASDLMAQGVLTALHRAGRRVPEDVAVGGFDDSPAAVAASPELTTIRQPWDRISTEMVRVLLAQIGGEDAAAVILPTELVKRDST; this is translated from the coding sequence ATGACCATGGGCAACACGGGGGGCAGGCGCAAGCCGCCGACGATCCACGACGTGGCGCGCGAGGCCGGGGTCTCGCGCGGCACCGTCTCGCGGGTGCTCAACGGCGGTCACTACGTCAGCCCCACCGCCGCGGAGGCGGTCAACGCCGCGATCCGCAAGACGGGGTACGTCGTCAACCGGCACGCCCGCTCGCTGATCACCGGCAGGTCGGACTCGGTGGGTTTCCTGCTCACCGAGCCGCAGGAGCGGTTCTTCGAGGACCCCAACTTCAATGTGCTGCTGCGCGGTTGCACCCAGGCGCTGGCGGCGCACGACATCCCGCTGCTGCTGATGCTGGCCGGCACGGACGACGAACGGCGGCGCATCACGCGGTACATCACCGCGGGGCACGTCGACGGGGTGCTGCTGGTGTCCAGCCACTCCGGCGACCCGGTGGCGGAGGAGCTGCGGGCGGCGGGGGTGCCGCTGGTCGCCTGCGGCAAGCCGATCGGGCTGGGCTCGAAGGTGAGTTACGTGGCCGCGGACGACCGGGACGGCGCCCGTGACATGGTGCGGCACCTGCTGGCGCTGGGCCGGCGGCGGATCGGGGTGGTGACCGGTCCGCTGGACACCCCGGGCGGTGTGGAGCGTCTCGCCGGCTACCGGGAGGTGCTCGCCGGGGCGGGCGTCGGGGCGGACGAGCGGCTGATCGTCTCCGGGGACTACAGCCGGGCCAGCGGTGAGGCGGCCGCCGAGCGTCTGCTGGCGCGGGCGCCGGACGTGGACGCGGTGTTCGTGGCGTCCGACCTGATGGCCCAGGGCGTGCTCACCGCGCTGCACCGGGCCGGACGCCGGGTGCCGGAGGACGTCGCGGTCGGCGGCTTCGACGACTCCCCCGCGGCCGTCGCCGCGAGCCCGGAGCTCACCACGATCCGCCAGCCGTGGGACCGCATCAGCACGGAGATGGTGCGGGTGCTGCTGGCCCAGATCGGCGGCGAGGACGCGGCGGCGGTGATCCTGCCGACGGAGCTGGTGAAGCGGGACTCGACGTAG
- a CDS encoding SseB family protein — translation METPAHENNAPTPAQRALDTLSEDTGDTVALDALANSDVLIPVPDDAGDEEAADPGAVALPVLEQPGGAQVVPVFTSELEMAGLLPFVSRYRLVPLGALAAQWPAEDLSLTIDGSSEHRLTLTSEGVRTLLARP, via the coding sequence ATGGAAACACCCGCGCACGAGAACAACGCCCCCACGCCCGCGCAGCGGGCCCTGGACACCCTGTCGGAGGACACCGGGGACACGGTCGCGCTGGACGCCCTCGCGAACAGCGACGTACTGATCCCGGTGCCGGACGACGCGGGCGACGAGGAGGCCGCCGATCCGGGCGCGGTGGCCCTGCCCGTGCTGGAGCAGCCGGGCGGCGCCCAGGTGGTGCCCGTCTTCACGTCCGAACTGGAGATGGCCGGGCTGCTGCCGTTCGTCTCCCGCTACCGCCTGGTCCCGCTCGGCGCGCTCGCCGCCCAGTGGCCGGCCGAGGACCTGTCACTCACCATCGACGGCAGCTCCGAGCACCGTCTGACGCTCACCTCGGAGGGGGTGCGCACGCTGCTGGCCCGCCCGTAG